ATTCTTCTTCTGATGCAAAAGTAGAGGACCTTGCAAGACTCCCGTTGACTTTGACTTTTTTAACTTCATTACACCCGTTTTCTCTGAAACCATTTGAATCCCACTCTTTCTACTACAACTACCAACACAAATAGAAGAAGAACCAACGGTCTTAGATCTTGTTATTCTTTTCGACGGCTTAGATCTCGTTCCTTTTTTGGAGGGTTTACTCTCATACTCTACACTCGCTACACTTGATACTTTACTCTTTCTTCTACTGCTTCCACTCTTTACAATCTTCACAACTTCCTCACTCTTATTATCATCCCAATCATaattataatgatgatgataatcataattataatCATAATCATGATCATAAGCTTCTTCCCAACTCATCAACGGTTGCGCGCTTTCCACACGCGTCACGCGCCGTCTCAAACTACTCCAAATCGGCGACGAATGAATCCTCTTCCTCGCCAATTTAAGACACTCCACAACCTCCACCATCCCCGGCCGTTTCTCCGCCGTCGATCTAACACATCTCGCTGCAATCACAGCAATCTGCCTCATCACCGCCATATCCGACGGCGTTCCAATTCTCCGATCACAGATCCCGACGAAATCACCTCGCCTAATCAACGGCACCGCCCAATCAACAACCGACGGAGGACTATAATTAACATCAATAGCATTTCTTCCACTGATTATCTCCAACAACAAGATCCCGAAACTGAACACATCACTTTTCGCACTAAGATCCTCCGGCGCAAGATAGCATGGATCAAGATACCCTAACGTCCCCGCCGGTGGTGTACACTTAACACGAACATCCTCCACGTGTCCTCTAAGAGCAAGACCGAAATCACCGAGTCTCGCTTTCCAATCTCGATCGATTAAAACATTGGAAGATTTAATATCACGATGAATCACCGGTGGATTTGAACCGTGTAACGTTCGAACCGCTTTCGCAACTTGTAATGCGAACCGGAAGCGTTTGGTCCAACCGGGCGGTTTATTTGTAGAATGTAATAGATCGTGAAGTGAACCGTTTGGCATATATTCAACGACAATTAATTTATTGCCGTTAAGATCGGTGCAGTAACCGATGAGATTCACGAGACGATGATTTGGAACTTGTGAGAGAATCTCGATCTCGTTTTCAGCTGGACTTGTACAGTTACCGCAACCGGTGCAGTTATTGTTGCTGTGATTATGAAGTGCTTTTGTAGTTAACTTTGTTGTTTTAACGGCGACGATTAGATCGCCTCCGTTTAAAGTAGCACGGTATACTCTGCCGTGGCTACCTTTACCAAGGTAGCTTTCAGCAGAGAAACCGTTAGTAGCGGCGACGAGGTCGGTGTAATTAAACTCTTTGATGGAGTGTGTACGGTTTGTTattgatttgtttctttttttgagaTCCCAATAGTGAGGATCACAAGTAGCTATTGCAGATTCTGCATTGCAAAAAAGATAGCCCATGGAAATGGAAAATGGAaatgaatttgttttgtttgttaatGAGTTGGGTTTGGtaagagaaagaaaatggaAGAGAAATTGGATAGAATTGAAATGAAAAGAgagggagagaaagaaaagaaggaatATGGGGTGAGAAAACCCATAATAAGAGtgtaaagaaagaaagaaagaaaagtgtGTTGAATGAATTCAACTTTAAAGAACAAAAAGTCGTAAATGATTCGCAGCTTTGTGTTTGTGAATGCAATTCAAGCTTGGacgcataattttttttttattattattattttattattatttttttaatgcttTATTTGGTTACTTTTTCTTTATCTTTCATGATGTTTTTGCTttccaatttaatttaattaatgttttctGCATGCAAAGTCGTGCACCACACTCACTGGCGTACCAATGCAGTtggcaatttttcaaatttaatttttaaatctaGATCATAAATAAGAGGCTTCTAGGGTGGACATGGCTAATATGCGGTCCTAATCAACTGTATGCATTGAATTAATGTAGgggaatgttaacttgtgtccttaaggcacatgttaagaagataaatgtggaaaatatttattgaacttgtgttgtattcaattctctaagcattaaattttttgtatcattaaatgctatatatttctatttttagctagcttaacatgtgccattagggcacaagttaacatgacccttagtCAATCTTTAATTTGATTTTCATATTGGTTTAAGTGTTAGTAGTTGTTAATTACACCAATATAGACTATGAATACATTAAAGGAAATTAGGAAAGAAAATGGTAAACAAGACTTTGTGAATtgaaatactttatttttttgtacaatgtAAATTGAATACTTTAAAAATGTACTCCGGAGTAAAAGGTTATTTTTTAAAGGGTCTTGTTAAACAGTGCctccggggcactctttaagcattctatttaaagaaataatttactaaaaaagtgaaacatttcaattttcgaggcgttgacttcgcacattttcataaaattttaacaaaaacttactatttaagatgcttaaagagtgccccgggggcaccgtttagcattttccttttttaaaatattaagattgtctttaattttattttggtatatttAACAAGTGTTTCGAGAACGCTGTTTAATATGACCAACGTTGTTTAATATGACCCATAGattaaatattagataaataaGAGAGGTGATTCATATGTTCTGAATAATGTTTTTCAATTAAGATGTGTTGTTTTACTACTCTTATCTTGCAACAATTCTTTTGCATCAGAAAGAGAATTCTGATTGTCTGGAAAAACAAGGGAGGACTACTAGAGCAACAAACTTCTAGATATGCGACTTGCTGATTTTTTGAAGAATGCAGTCGCACATCTGGATTATATTCAAGATCTCTGGGTGTGGTTTGAATTCTTCCAACATTTATGATGAGGTTTTAAATCTCAATATTGTTCATAACATGACAATTTTTCTCGCTTTTCTTGCTTGAAGAAGTTTTGATTCTTAGGCACACTTGTCAGTTAGTGATACTTTAACACCCCtatttgcttaaaaataaattgtaggGATTTGAATCCTCTATTCCATGCAGTCACTGCTTTAGAGCCTTGAGATTGAATTTTcattaaacaaataatatacTTTAATAAAAGTGAATGGTTGAGATTAACCTGCAGTCAAATAGTGACTGCAGCTGCAGGGAATCCATTTCATATTCCTTTCTGCCATTTCTCCGGTGCAATTATCATACTTTGGATTAACTTCATCTTGTAGTGATAAAACATTGACCCATTGACCAACATGTGATACAAATGATAGATGTTTAGGTTCTTTAACCATTTAGTTAAGAGTTCAATCACCggtcaaatataaaaaaataattattgggAAATGTCAACCTCTTAGAAGAATCTTGGTTACCTCGAGGGATAAAACTTTATAATTGCACAAAGAATAtcttagtttaaaaaaaaaaaaaattgttctgtTGTTAGGTGTTACTCATTACACTCTTTTAAATTGGATCCTCAACAACCGTTCTCTTTGCATGACTCCTTCTGATGTTCAAATTTTAACCGATGGATTAGACCAACAATTAcgaagaaaaacaaatatttataaaataaaatgctatttctatttttttttttctttcactcaaGTAACTAGCATGTGATTTTGTAACATGTTACCATTCAGCTTATGAAATACGAATTCAAAATTTGGATGTTGAAAGCAACATATAACTTTTTTCTTGTAAACAAAAACAGAGGAAATAGATTTAAATGTTGAAAGCATGAAAAACATggtccaaatatttttttaagtgacATTACCCTGAACTACCACAAAGTGTATGGACAAATGACAAACAAATGACATGCTTAAATAACATCTGTTTATAGTTTAATCTAAACACTTAAACATGGGAGTAGTATGAGACAATTAATGTGTTGGTTGTTTTTGTTAGCAAGAGAACCTTGAAATAGGAAATGGAACTTTCCTATTCTATCAACATTtcttatgataaaatatttatttcctATAAAATTGAGGGGTTGAAATTTGAAAGTCACCTTTTAGCTTTTAAAATTAATGCCAATGGTAGATGGCCGAATTTCACATAACTTCTAGAGGTCATTTTTGTACAATCAATTATAGAACTTGATCAAAATTTACTCTACCTAATTCACTATGATTTTATAAAAGCTAGAGTGTATTTCTGCAAAACTATGGATCTCACCGCAATTTCAACAAATTTACCATGATATCAAAGGAAACAAAAGTAAATTAtggaaaatgataaattaatgTTGTTTCTTCCGTGTGTATGTTAAATGTTCCACTTATAGAGGTGTTAAAATTGATTATAGATGTGTATAGTTTATTAACTAAATGGAAATCTAAAACGTtcattttaaattgtggttgtTCGATCAAAAGCGAACgtcttatattttaatttttaaaaatatacaaattaaaattctGACTCTGAAATTTGAAACGTTTGATTTTGACCAGATGTTCTTAATCTTACAAACTTCATAGAGTCGTAGAGTGTTGACTACACTCAATCTAGATCCAACAAGATATACTTCTTTGaatcttaaatataaacaaagatTCATGGTTATGGTTGTTGTATGGCTCGGCAAATGCATCCATCCCAAGGAAGGAGGAGGTTCGGTTGAATAAATCGGTCTCTATAACAAAATTATGTGGTattaaaattggtcaaattgGGTGGCtcgatcttaaaaaaaaataaaggacacTTGAAATATGTGAAAATTTTAAAGGGTCTTTTAAACGGTGCTCTTGGGGTACACTTGTTAAAAGCAtattaaaaatgtaaattaatgataaaattaatgattGAAAAGTAATTTTCAAGATTACTatctaattaaatataaaaatgcaATTACACTATCTAATAAACCGAAAAGTTATGAAAATTAGTACTACAAAACATTAAACAAATTTAATCatgaaattaattatataaatctaataattaataaatattatttaaacattaaaatataaaatattttgaaaattgacTATTTTTCTTTGGTAAAGTATATTGACGGTTCTATCtcataaaatataagaaatacaATTATGTGCATACTATTTTTCTCTATTTACTTTATTTTGAAAAGTTTCAACTCATTGTGTTGAAACTCATTGGCGTTATTATTATCCTATCATTAGTTTGAAAATATGTGATCATTCTTCCCGGTTTTTTCATGTCTCTATTGTGGTGGGTGGGTGAGCTTAAAAAAGGACCAAAGTCAAAAGGAACTACATATTCTTAATACAAATCATCGATGTTTGACGTTGTTTTGCAAGttgaatttgaatattttgaatTCGTTTGAATTTGGATGATAGTAGTATGtaaattttctttcatttccatGCAATGGTCCCACGGGTCCACGTGTATGGATGTTATTTGTAGGATGAAAATCTACTCCCACTACAATGGAAAGTTATCCGATTTAATCATGCAGGTTAACCAATG
This portion of the Trifolium pratense cultivar HEN17-A07 linkage group LG3, ARS_RC_1.1, whole genome shotgun sequence genome encodes:
- the LOC123917865 gene encoding serine/threonine-protein kinase-like protein At1g28390 — encoded protein: MGYLFCNAESAIATCDPHYWDLKKRNKSITNRTHSIKEFNYTDLVAATNGFSAESYLGKGSHGRVYRATLNGGDLIVAVKTTKLTTKALHNHSNNNCTGCGNCTSPAENEIEILSQVPNHRLVNLIGYCTDLNGNKLIVVEYMPNGSLHDLLHSTNKPPGWTKRFRFALQVAKAVRTLHGSNPPVIHRDIKSSNVLIDRDWKARLGDFGLALRGHVEDVRVKCTPPAGTLGYLDPCYLAPEDLSAKSDVFSFGILLLEIISGRNAIDVNYSPPSVVDWAVPLIRRGDFVGICDRRIGTPSDMAVMRQIAVIAARCVRSTAEKRPGMVEVVECLKLARKRIHSSPIWSSLRRRVTRVESAQPLMSWEEAYDHDYDYNYDYHHHYNYDWDDNKSEEVVKIVKSGSSRRKSKVSSVASVEYESKPSKKGTRSKPSKRITRSKTVGSSSICVGSCSRKSGIQMVSEKTGVMKLKKSKSTGVLQGPLLLHQKKNDVIHSAESETIALAISKLVILDNKKFEKKMLEKPLVNSYGWESE